One Thermus antranikianii DSM 12462 DNA segment encodes these proteins:
- a CDS encoding MFS transporter — protein sequence MVHDPIQLEKERPERLRVLWLSTLGFTVMFAVWLMFGVLGVPIRKEFGLTDVELSWLSAVAILNGSLWRLFTGILTDRYGGRLVFTLMLFFTAIPAYLVSRAGSYQELLLYAFLVGFAGNSFSVGIAWNSAWFPKEQQGFALGVFGAGNVGASVTKFIGPALIASIPPAGYLGGLIPGGWRFIPFLYAVLLMLMGFLMWFGTPRQDKRPGQGRPFLEMLRPLRYVRVWRFSLYYVVVFGAYVALSAWLPKYYVDVFGLPLHEAALLTALFIFPASLLRPLGGYLSDRFGARRVMYWTFGIILLASGVLMMPEGHIVLYTKQGSREVMQFTMNVWLFTALVFLIGVGMGVGKAAVYKHIPTYFPKDVGAVGGLVGMLGALGGFFLPPLFAYAQAWTGLPQMTFFVLFILAALSFLWMHLTVLQLLQQEARHLKDEFELKGDRPC from the coding sequence ATGGTCCACGACCCCATTCAGCTGGAGAAAGAGCGTCCTGAACGGCTTCGGGTCCTTTGGCTTTCCACCCTCGGCTTCACGGTGATGTTTGCGGTGTGGCTGATGTTCGGGGTCTTGGGGGTGCCCATCCGCAAGGAGTTCGGCCTCACGGATGTGGAGCTTTCCTGGCTCTCGGCGGTGGCCATCCTGAACGGCTCCCTGTGGCGGCTTTTCACCGGCATCCTCACGGACCGGTACGGGGGGCGGCTGGTCTTCACCCTCATGCTCTTCTTCACCGCCATTCCCGCCTATCTGGTGTCCCGGGCGGGAAGCTACCAGGAGCTTCTTCTGTACGCTTTCCTGGTGGGCTTTGCCGGGAACTCCTTCAGCGTGGGCATCGCCTGGAACTCCGCCTGGTTCCCCAAGGAGCAGCAGGGCTTTGCCTTGGGGGTCTTTGGGGCGGGGAACGTGGGGGCCAGCGTCACCAAGTTCATCGGGCCCGCCCTCATCGCCAGCATCCCGCCGGCAGGGTACCTGGGGGGCTTAATCCCCGGGGGCTGGCGCTTCATTCCCTTCCTCTATGCGGTGCTCCTGATGCTCATGGGCTTTCTCATGTGGTTCGGTACTCCCAGACAGGATAAGCGTCCGGGGCAGGGGAGGCCTTTTCTTGAGATGTTAAGGCCCCTTAGGTACGTAAGGGTTTGGCGCTTCAGCCTCTACTACGTGGTGGTCTTCGGGGCCTACGTGGCCTTGAGCGCCTGGCTTCCTAAGTACTACGTGGATGTCTTCGGCTTGCCCCTTCATGAAGCCGCCCTTCTCACCGCCCTTTTCATCTTCCCCGCAAGCCTCTTGAGGCCCCTTGGCGGCTACCTTTCCGACCGCTTCGGGGCTCGGCGGGTCATGTACTGGACCTTTGGCATCATCCTCCTGGCCTCGGGGGTTCTCATGATGCCCGAGGGGCACATCGTCCTCTACACCAAGCAGGGGAGCAGGGAGGTCATGCAGTTCACCATGAACGTTTGGCTCTTTACAGCCTTGGTGTTCCTGATCGGTGTGGGGATGGGTGTGGGTAAGGCGGCGGTGTACAAGCACATCCCCACCTACTTCCCCAAAGACGTGGGGGCCGTGGGGGGGTTGGTGGGAATGCTGGGGGCCCTGGGAGGCTTCTTCCTGCCGCCTCTTTTCGCCTACGCCCAAGCCTGGACTGGACTGCCCCAGATGACCTTCTTCGTGCTCTTCATACTTGCCGCCCTCAGCTTCCTCTGGATGCACCTCACCGTTTTGCAGCTTCTGCAACAAGAGGCCAGGCACCTTAAAGACGAGTTTGAGTTGAAAGGAGACCGCCCATGCTGA
- a CDS encoding MFS transporter: MLKVAKGTWIPEWNPEDPKRWDAALAWRTLWITTFNLTLAFITWFVVSALVVRLPKVGFELSTLQLFWLTAMPGLAGGTLRIVWTFLPPILGTRHLVTFSTLLLLIPLLGWGFAVQNPHTPYWVLLLLAFLAGIGGGNFSGFMPSTSYFFPKRLQGTALGLQAGIGNFGVSVVQFVTPWVIGFALFGSLLGGPQTFTPKPGVSQPIWLQNATFLWVPFVLVGSLLAWVYLRSVPVRANLREQFDIFRDKHTWIMTSLYIMTFGSFSGFSAIFPLLIREVYGKFDGAPDPLRYAFLGPLVGSLARIVAGPISDRFGGAIVTQVSALGIFLSALLVTLFTRPTSLEQFPLFVLAMLLVFFFSGVGNASTFKQMPMIFPPRQAGGVIGWTAAIAAYGPFIFSTLAGYTQKATGGFTAFFYGLMVFYALNLFLNWYYYARKGAEKPC, translated from the coding sequence ATGCTGAAGGTAGCGAAGGGTACCTGGATCCCCGAGTGGAACCCCGAGGATCCCAAGCGCTGGGATGCCGCTTTGGCCTGGCGCACCCTCTGGATCACCACCTTTAACCTCACCCTGGCCTTCATCACCTGGTTCGTGGTAAGCGCCCTGGTGGTCCGGCTTCCCAAGGTGGGGTTTGAGCTTTCCACCCTGCAGCTCTTCTGGCTCACGGCCATGCCGGGGCTGGCGGGGGGGACCTTGCGCATCGTTTGGACCTTCCTGCCCCCCATCCTGGGTACCCGGCATCTGGTGACCTTCTCCACCCTGCTCTTGCTCATACCCCTTCTGGGCTGGGGTTTCGCTGTTCAGAACCCCCACACTCCCTACTGGGTTCTTCTCCTCTTGGCCTTCTTGGCGGGGATCGGCGGGGGGAACTTCTCCGGCTTCATGCCCTCCACCAGCTACTTCTTCCCCAAGCGCCTCCAGGGGACGGCCCTGGGGTTGCAAGCGGGTATCGGCAACTTCGGCGTTTCCGTGGTCCAGTTCGTGACCCCCTGGGTCATCGGCTTTGCCCTCTTCGGCTCCCTCCTGGGGGGTCCGCAGACCTTCACCCCCAAGCCCGGGGTTTCCCAGCCCATCTGGTTGCAAAACGCCACCTTCCTCTGGGTGCCCTTTGTGCTGGTGGGGTCTTTGCTGGCGTGGGTGTACTTAAGAAGCGTTCCGGTGCGGGCCAACCTTCGCGAGCAGTTTGACATCTTCCGCGACAAGCACACCTGGATCATGACCAGCCTCTACATCATGACCTTCGGCTCCTTCTCCGGGTTTTCCGCCATCTTTCCTCTTCTGATCCGGGAGGTATACGGGAAGTTCGATGGGGCGCCCGATCCCTTGAGGTATGCCTTTTTGGGTCCGTTGGTGGGGTCTCTGGCCCGCATCGTTGCCGGGCCGATCTCCGATCGCTTTGGCGGGGCCATCGTCACCCAGGTTTCCGCTCTCGGCATCTTCCTTTCCGCTCTCCTGGTCACCCTCTTCACCCGGCCCACTTCCTTGGAGCAGTTCCCCTTATTTGTCCTGGCCATGCTCCTGGTCTTCTTCTTCAGCGGGGTGGGGAACGCCAGCACCTTCAAGCAAATGCCCATGATCTTCCCGCCCAGGCAGGCGGGAGGGGTCATCGGCTGGACCGCGGCCATCGCCGCCTATGGCCCCTTCATCTTTTCCACCCTTGCCGGCTACACCCAGAAGGCCACGGGGGGTTTCACCGCCTTCTTCTATGGCCTCATGGTCTTCTACGCCTTGAACCTCTTCCTGAACTGGTACTACTACGCCCGCAAAGGGGCGGAGAAGCCCTGTTGA